A single Syngnathus acus chromosome 8, fSynAcu1.2, whole genome shotgun sequence DNA region contains:
- the grin2ca gene encoding glutamate receptor, ionotropic, N-methyl D-aspartate 2Ca, translating into MGVRLSASLWWPPPSLPLLLLLLASAAPRCSARPFGLPTPAVNVAVVFSGSAYQSEIKGRLSRENFMDLPLEVNPITVLVNNTNPRALLTRICDTLAANRVHGVVFEDNVGSEAVAQILDFISAQTGVPIVGISGGSAVVLPYKGEGSNFLQLGSSIEQQINGVFKVMEEYNWDSFVVVTSLYPGYEAYVDYVKAYIDSSYFIWELQDVLTFDMSADSSNDMRARRLLQQIDAQVLLLYCSHEEARYLFSMAAEAGLVGPGYIWILPSLAVGNPDVPPPDSFPVGLISIISDRWRLSLRKRVRDGVAIVVKGVQSYRKQRGFLPEAHNDCHNPVKTSATNDTVFRHMLNVSWEQNDFSFNANGYLVNPAMNIISLDRERQWDKVGVYEMNILQMRYPVWPRYGSYLEPVSDYRHLTVATLEERPFVIVEAVDPLTGTCVSNTVPCRRQSNKTETIVGHTEPYTKLCCKGFCIDILKKLSRNIKFSYDLYLVTNGKHGKLVRGIWNGMIGEVFYKRADMAIGSLTINEERSEIIDFSVPFVETGISVMVARSNGTVSPSAFLEPYSPAVWVMMFVMCLTVVAITVFVFEYCSPVGYNRSLVTAKDPGGPTFTIGKSVWLLWGIVFNNSVPIENPKGTTSKIMVLVWAFFAVIFLASYTANLAAFMIQEQYIDTVSGLSDKKFQKPQEQYPPFRFGTVPNGSTERNIRSNYPEMHSHMVKYNQKGVEDALNSLKTGKLDAFIYDAAVLNYMAGKDEGCKLVTIGSGKVFATTGYGIALQKDSRWKRPIDLALLQFLADGDTQKLQTVWLTGICRNEKKEVMSSKLDIDNMAGVFYMLLVAMGLSLLVFAWEHLLYWKLRHSLPKSQRLDFLLAISRGIYSCFNGVEQTDRNGSIQSPDVTSNYSQANMLKMLKTAKDMVSSARVENSLDSATKTLESWSRRGAAADNARAGLPPRVAADVAHCRLPYVTSIADNHMPYPVRSRTPTFPIHYGDGAAQPLLDKTRVITRPTPMRYTLPARNNLLERTLPISSLSSPHLAMPDVSPSAQPHHAGRLYVENPVRHPASPFVTYREMQVPGIYVEHRAPLRRKLSYPPDCGGRRRRSYVLESPDLRSRADYDEPRSCLAELRANQLMKSHTPCTTPGHYPSTAASCNSCMKSYLEAEMDNVPLLGKDKLNRRASFLKATWGNERIRQVDDTKPSTSASPRPADVPDLFPRVVVPAGAKPHRLYGSLGHNLSCYPLAAEPAYLDPAHMGSYPYKQKLKYADPTRLPSYREAVLQNPAALRRSSATLVHRHYSTYLNSYSDLPVYVTPPSQFYNSPKDLCHLLPCATHCPDHGPARPVAYQNSVFGAERDEPLSTGRARRQVLVARRVNSPFVPKPWGRVSSLESEV; encoded by the exons ATGGGCGTTCGCTTGAGCGCCTCCTTGTGGTGGCCTCCGCCgtcgctgccgctgctgctgctgttgctcgCTAGCGCCGCCCCCCGCTGCTCCGCCCGGCCCTTCGGGCTCCCGACGCCCGCCGTGAACGTGGCGGTGGTCTTCAGTGGCTCGGCCTACCAGTCAGAGATCAAGGGGCGGCTGAGTCGTGAGAACTTCATGGACCTGCCTCTGGAGGTCAACCCCATCACTGTGCTGGTGAACAACACCAACCCCCGAGCGCTGCTCACCCGCATCTGCGACACGCTGGCCGCTAACCGCGTCCACGGCGTGGTCTTTGAGGACAACGTGGGCTCCGAGGCCGTGGCCCAGATCCTGGACTTCATCTCCGCTCAGACCGGCGTGCCCATCGTGGGGATCAGCGGAGGCTCCGCCGTCGTCTTGCCGTACAAG GGCGAGGGTTCCAACTTCCTGCAGCTGGGCTCGTCTATCGAGCAGCAGATCAACGGCGTGTTCAAGGTGATGGAGGAGTACAACTGGGACAGCTTTGTGGTGGTCACCAGCCTGTACCCGGGCTACGAGGCCTACGTGGACTACGTCAAGGCCTACATCGACAGCAGCTACTTCATATGGGAGCTGCAGGACGTGCTGACCTTCGACATGTCGGCCGACTCCTCCAACGATATGCGGGCGCGGCGGCTGCTGCAGCAAATCGACGCCCAGGTGCTGTTGCTTTACTGTTCCCACGAGGAGGCCCGCTACCTCTTCAGCATGGCGGCCGAGGCCGGGCTGGTGGGGCCGGGCTACATCTGGATTCTCCCGAGCCTGGCGGTGGGCAACCCTGACGTGCCGCCGCCCGACAGCTTCCCGGTGGGACTCATCAGCATCATCAGCGACCGCTGGAGGCTGAGCCTGAGGAAGCGGGTGCGCGACGGCGTGGCCATCGTGGTCAAGGGCGTGCAGAGCTACCGCAAGCAGAGGGGTTTTTTGCCCGAGGCCCACAACGACTGCCACAATCCCGTCAAGACCTCCGCCACCAACGACACGGTCTTCAG acACATGCTGAACGTGAGCTGGGAGCAGAACGACTTCTCCTTCAACGCCAACGGCTACCTGGTCAACCCGGCAATGAACATCATCTCTCTGGACCGGGAGAGGCAGTGGGACAAG GTGGGAGTGTACGAGATGAACATCCTCCAGATGAGGTACCCGGTGTGGCCCCGCTACGGCTCCTACCTGGAGCCCGTGTCTGACTACAGGCACCTCACGGTGGCCACGCTGGAGGAGCGTCCCTTTGTCATCGTGGAGGCCGTGGACCCGCTGACCGGAACCTGCGTCAGCAACACCGTGCCGTGCAGACGACAGTCCAACAAGACCGAAAC CATCGTGGGCCACACAGAGCCGTACACCAAACTGTGCTGCAAAGGTTTCTGCATCGACATCCTCAAGAAGCTGTCGCGCAACATCAAGTTCTCCTACGACCTCTACCTCGTCACCAACGGCAAGCACGGCAAGCTGGTGCGCGGCATCTGGAACGGCATGATCGGAGAG GTATTCTACAAGCGTGCAGACATGGCCATCGGCTCGCTGACCATCAACGAAGAACGCTCGGAGATTATCGACTTCTCTGTGCCGTTCGTGGAGACGGGCATCAGTGTCATGGTGGCCAGGAGTAATGGCACCGTCTCGCCATCTGCCTTCTTAG AGCCGTACAGTCCGGCCGTGTGGGTGATGATGTTCGTCATGTGCCTCACCGTGGTCGCCATTACCGTCTTCGTCTTTGAATACTGCAGTCCGGTGGGCTACAACCGCAGCCTGGTGACAGCCAAAG ATCCCGGCGGTCCCACCTTCACCATCGGCAAGTCGGTGTGGCTTCTTTGGGGAATCGTCTTCAACAACTCAGTGCCCATCGAGAACCCCAAAGGCACCACCAGCAAGATCATGGTGCTGGTGTGGGCTTTCTTTGCCGTCATCTTCCTGGCGTCCTACACGGCCAACCTGGCCGCCTTCATGATCCAGGAGCAGTACATCGACACTGTGTCCGGGCTCAGCGACAAGAAG TTCCAGAAGCCTCAGGAGCAGTACCCTCCGTTTCGCTTCGGCACGGTGCCCAACGGCAGCACGGAGCGCAACATCCGCAGCAACTACCCCGAGATGCACTCGCACATGGTCAAGTACAACCAGAAGGGGGTGGAGGATGCCCTAAACAGCCTCAAGACCGG GAAACTGGACGCCTTCATCTACGACGCCGCTGTGCTCAACTACATGGCGGGAAAAGACGAGGGCTGCAAACTGGTCACCATCGGCAGCGGCAAAGTCTTCGCCACCACAGGCTACGGCATCGCTCTGCAGAAGGACTCCCGCTGGAAGAGGCCCATCGACCTGGCCCTGTTGCAGTTCTTGGCCGACG GCGACACCCAGAAGCTGCAGACGGTGTGGCTGACGGGCATCTGCCGCAACGAGAAGAAGGAGGTGATGAGCAGCAAGCTGGACATCGACAACATGGCGGGTGTCTTCTACATGCTGCTGGTGGCCATGGGCCTCAGTCTGCTGGTCTTCGCCTGGGAGCATCTGCTCTACTGGAAGCTGCGCCACTCGCTACCAAAGTCCCAGCGCCTCGACTTCCTCCTGGCAATCAGCAGG gGCATTTACAGCTGCTTCAACGGTGTGGAGCAGACGGATCGCAACGGCAGCATCCAGAGCCCCGATGTCACCAGCAACTACTCGCAGGCTAACATGCTAAAGATGCTAAAGACGGCGAAGGACATGGTGTCGTCCGCCCGGGTGGAGAACTCCCTGGACAGCGCCACCAAGACCCTGGAGAGCTGGAGCCGGCGAGGGGCAGCGGCAGACAACGCCCGGGCCGGCCTCCCGCCCCGCGTGGCTGCCGACGTGGCGCACTGCCGCCTGCCCTACGTGACCAGCATCGCCGACAACCACATGCCCTACCCGGTGAGGAGCCGGACCCCAACCTTCCCCATCCACTACGGGGATGGCGCCGCCCAGCCCCTCCTGGACAAAACGCGGGTGATCACGCGACCCACACCAATGCGCTACACGCTCCCCGCCCGCAACAACCTCCTGGAGAGGACGCTGCCCATCTCCAGCCTCAGCAGCCCCCACCTCGCCATGCCCGACGTGTCGCCCAGCGCCCAGCCCCATCACGCCGGCCGGCTCTATGTGGAGAACCCGGTGCGCCACCCAGCATCACCTTTCGTCACCTACCGGGAAATGCAGGTTCCCGGCATCTATGTGGAGCATCGAGCCCCCCTGAGGAGGAAGCTGAGCTACCCGCCTGACTGCGGGGGCCGCAGGAGACGCAGCTACGTGCTCGAGTCCCCCGACCTGAGGTCGAGGGCCGACTACGACGAGCCGCGATCCTGCCTGGCCGAGCTCAGAGCCAACCAGCTGATGAAAAGCCACACCCCTTGCACCACCCCGGGACACTACCCGAGTACAGCCGCCAGCTGCAACTCCTGCATGAAGTCGTACCTGGAAGCCGAGATGGACAACGTCCCCCTGCTGGGCAAGGACAAACTCAACCGCAGAGCCTCTTTCCTTAAAGCTACCTGGGGCAACGAGCGCATCCGGCAGGTGGACGATACTAAGCCGTCCACCTCCGcctcgccccgccccgccgACGTGCCCGACCTATTCCCGCGGGTGGTGGTGCCGGCCGGCGCCAAGCCCCACAGGTTGTACGGCAGCCTGGGACACAATCTGTCCTGCTACCCGCTGGCCGCCGAGCCCGCCTACTTGGACCCAGCCCACATGGGCTCATACCCTTACAAGCAGAAACTCAAGTACGCCGACCCCACTCGGCTACCGTCGTACCGGGAGGCTGTCCTGCAGAACCCCGCCGCCCTGCGCCGCTCCTCGGCCACATTGGTGCACAGACACTACTCCACCTACCTGAACTCTTACTCGGACCTGCCGGTGTACGTCACGCCGCCGAGCCAGTTCTACAACAGCCCCAAAGACCTGTGCCACCTGTTGCCGTGCGCCACCCACTGCCCGGACCACGGCCCCGCCCGGCCCGTGGCCTACCAGAACAGTGTGTTCGGGGCCGAGCGGGACGAGCCCCTCTCGACTGGCAGGGCACGTCGGCAGGTGTTGGTGGCGCGCCGGGTCAACAGTCCGTTTGTGCCAAAACCCTGGGGGAGGGTCTCCAGCCTGGAGTCAGAAGTgtga